One genomic segment of Longimicrobiaceae bacterium includes these proteins:
- a CDS encoding AarF/UbiB family protein — protein sequence MNTEHLKLYRDLARLGLKYGRGDLVRQGGLDEALAEEDAAPDDHAPPPPEAAELADDLERLGPTFVKLGQLLSTRPDLVPPAYADALARLQDDVEPFPYEEVETIVEEELGVRISKAFQSFDPKPMAAASLGQVHRAVLRDGRDVAVKVQRPGVRKRITTDLDALGEVAAFADKHTDAGRRYEFGRVLEELRRNLLLELDYRREADNLRKLAANLAEFERIVVPEAIGDYSSSRVLTMEYVRGRKITALGPLTRMEMDGEALAEEVFRAYLKQILVDGFFHADPHAGNVFLTGDGRIALIDLGMVGQLTPALQERLLRLVLAISEGRGEEAADAAIQMGEERPGFDRASVVNTSSALTAQFHGATARDIQVGRVMLEVSRIAAQYGLRLPVEMTMLGRALLALDQVGRTLDPDFDPNAAIRRNASDLMRRRMMKNASPATVLANLLEMNEFVQRLPARLNRALDSVADNKVGLHVHLDEQVWLLTGMQKISNRIASGLVLAALIVGAAMMMRVPTRLTLFGYPAIAMVLFLFAALMGVGMVLTIALNDVSERRRKPRG from the coding sequence TTGAACACCGAGCACCTGAAGCTGTACCGCGACCTGGCCCGGCTTGGCCTCAAGTACGGGCGCGGCGACCTGGTCCGCCAGGGCGGGCTGGACGAGGCCCTGGCGGAGGAAGACGCGGCGCCCGACGACCACGCGCCCCCGCCGCCCGAGGCCGCGGAGCTGGCCGACGACCTGGAGCGCCTGGGGCCCACGTTCGTGAAGCTGGGCCAGCTGCTCTCCACCCGGCCGGACCTGGTGCCGCCCGCCTACGCCGACGCGCTGGCGCGCCTCCAGGACGACGTGGAGCCGTTCCCGTACGAGGAGGTGGAGACGATCGTGGAAGAGGAGCTGGGCGTCCGCATCTCCAAGGCGTTCCAGAGCTTCGACCCCAAGCCCATGGCGGCGGCGTCGCTGGGGCAGGTGCACCGGGCGGTGCTGCGCGACGGGCGCGACGTGGCGGTGAAGGTGCAGCGGCCGGGCGTCCGAAAGCGCATCACCACCGACCTGGACGCGCTGGGCGAGGTGGCGGCGTTCGCGGACAAGCACACCGACGCGGGCCGCCGCTACGAGTTCGGGCGGGTGCTCGAGGAGCTGCGCCGCAACCTGCTGCTGGAGCTGGACTACCGCCGCGAGGCCGACAACCTGCGCAAGCTGGCCGCGAACCTGGCCGAGTTCGAGCGCATCGTGGTCCCCGAGGCCATCGGCGACTACAGCTCGTCGCGCGTGCTGACCATGGAGTACGTGCGGGGCCGCAAGATCACCGCGCTGGGCCCGCTCACGCGCATGGAGATGGACGGCGAGGCGCTGGCCGAAGAGGTCTTCCGCGCCTACCTGAAGCAGATCCTGGTGGACGGCTTCTTCCACGCGGACCCGCACGCCGGCAACGTCTTCCTCACCGGCGACGGCCGAATCGCCCTGATCGACCTGGGGATGGTGGGGCAGCTCACCCCCGCGCTGCAGGAGCGCCTTCTCCGCCTCGTGCTGGCCATCAGCGAGGGACGCGGCGAGGAGGCGGCGGACGCGGCGATCCAGATGGGCGAGGAGCGGCCGGGCTTCGACCGCGCGAGCGTCGTGAACACCTCGTCGGCGCTCACGGCACAGTTCCACGGCGCCACGGCGCGCGACATCCAGGTCGGCCGGGTGATGCTGGAGGTGTCGCGCATCGCCGCGCAGTACGGGCTGCGCCTGCCGGTGGAGATGACCATGCTGGGGCGGGCGCTGCTGGCGCTGGACCAGGTGGGCCGCACGCTGGACCCGGACTTCGACCCCAACGCCGCCATCCGCCGCAACGCGTCGGACCTGATGCGGCGGCGCATGATGAAGAACGCTTCGCCGGCCACGGTGCTGGCGAACCTGCTGGAGATGAACGAGTTCGTGCAGCGCCTGCCCGCGCGGCTCAACCGCGCGCTCGACAGCGTGGCGGACAACAAGGTGGGCCTGCACGTGCACCTGGACGAGCAGGTGTGGCTGCTCACGGGGATGCAGAAGATCTCCAACCGCATCGCCAGCGGGCTCGTGCTCGCCGCGCTCATCGTGGGCGCCGCGATGATGATGCGCGTGCCCACGCGGCTCACGCTCTTCGGCTACCCGGCCATCGCCATGGTGCTCTTCCTCTTCGCCGCGCTGATGGGCGTGGGGATGGTGCTCACCATCGCCCTCAACGACGTCAGCGAGCGCCGCCGCAAGCCGCGGGGGTGA
- a CDS encoding Ppx/GppA phosphatase family protein: MSQLRTQSRTATPSGEPATFPLRVGAVDVGSNAIRVLAAEFTSPTEYTSLAEERVPVRLGHDVFLTGKLAPKAVDAAVEAIGRFRVRLEELGIEHYRAVATSAVRESRNGGRFVERLRDEAGVELEVITGAEEARLVYVAVKSRVPFGNRKWILVDLGGGSVEVSLVDSAGILASESHNMGSVRLLEELSGSGDQPGRFQRLLREYAATLQIPAIARQWNPAGVIATGGNIEALAKLTGAADGKGKTASIPLRELQAAIAMLSRLSYRQRVEELGLREDRADVILPAAMVYERVATLSEAAEILVPGVGVKDGILIDLVEDLVTHQEHEDRKDRQAVAGSVALGRKFDFDEAHATHVSRLAGSLFDQLQAVHRMGPAERRLLLAAAVLHDVGIFVGYKKHHKHSLYIISQSEIPEFTPRETELIANVARYHRKGVPAAHHEAFTRLAADDRDRVVRLASLLRIADALDREHLQGVKEVRATVSKSRLLLEIDGTGDLLLERWALRRKGGLFADTFGLEVEMAGAED; the protein is encoded by the coding sequence GGCCGAGGAGCGCGTGCCCGTGCGCCTGGGCCACGACGTGTTCCTCACCGGCAAGCTGGCGCCCAAGGCGGTGGACGCGGCGGTGGAGGCCATCGGCCGGTTTCGCGTGCGGCTGGAGGAGCTTGGCATAGAGCACTACCGCGCCGTGGCCACCAGCGCCGTGCGCGAGAGCCGCAACGGCGGGCGCTTCGTGGAGCGCCTGCGCGACGAGGCGGGCGTGGAGCTGGAGGTGATCACCGGCGCGGAAGAGGCGCGGCTGGTGTACGTGGCCGTGAAGAGCCGCGTGCCGTTCGGGAACCGCAAGTGGATCCTGGTGGACCTGGGCGGCGGCAGCGTGGAGGTGTCGCTGGTGGACAGCGCCGGCATCCTCGCCAGCGAGTCGCACAACATGGGCTCGGTGCGGCTGCTGGAGGAGCTGTCGGGGTCCGGCGACCAGCCGGGGCGCTTCCAGCGGCTGCTGCGCGAGTACGCGGCCACGCTCCAGATCCCCGCCATCGCGCGGCAGTGGAACCCCGCGGGCGTGATCGCCACGGGCGGCAACATCGAGGCGCTGGCGAAGCTCACCGGCGCCGCGGACGGCAAAGGGAAGACGGCCTCGATCCCGTTGCGCGAGCTGCAGGCCGCCATCGCCATGCTGTCGCGCCTGAGCTACCGCCAGCGCGTGGAAGAGCTGGGGCTGCGCGAGGACCGCGCGGACGTGATCCTCCCTGCCGCCATGGTCTACGAGCGGGTCGCAACGCTGAGCGAGGCCGCCGAGATCCTGGTGCCCGGCGTAGGAGTGAAGGACGGCATCCTCATCGACCTGGTGGAAGACCTGGTCACGCACCAGGAGCACGAGGACCGCAAGGACCGGCAGGCGGTGGCGGGGTCGGTGGCGCTGGGGCGCAAGTTCGACTTCGACGAGGCGCACGCCACCCACGTGTCGCGCCTGGCGGGCTCGCTCTTCGACCAGCTCCAGGCCGTGCACCGGATGGGCCCGGCGGAGCGGCGGCTGCTTCTGGCGGCGGCGGTGCTGCACGACGTGGGCATCTTCGTGGGCTACAAGAAGCACCACAAGCACTCGCTGTACATCATCTCCCAGAGCGAGATCCCGGAGTTCACGCCGCGCGAGACGGAGTTGATCGCCAACGTGGCGCGCTACCACCGCAAGGGCGTTCCCGCCGCGCACCACGAGGCGTTCACGCGCCTCGCCGCCGACGACCGGGACCGCGTGGTGCGCCTCGCCTCGCTCCTCCGCATCGCCGACGCGCTGGACCGCGAGCACCTGCAGGGCGTGAAGGAGGTCCGCGCCACCGTCTCCAAGTCGCGCCTGCTTCTGGAGATAGACGGCACGGGCGACCTGCTGCTGGAGCGCTGGGCGCTGCGCCGCAAGGGCGGCCTCTTCGCCGACACCTTCGGTCTGGAGGTGGAGATGGCGGGCGCGGAAGATTAG